The genomic DNA ggtcgaaagagaacgccacaaaggcgagattgttgaaattattaatttaaaaaaaaataataatatagcaaatgtgacacacagaaaggcttgctaaattgttctacgtaaattagccaaggtagccccccacatttttaccacaccaaatctggccccctttgcaaaacgtttggacacccctatttaactgatgatctgtagacgaggccagcttctttcacttggtaccagctaaatattattcaaaatataatgatggtggaagaaataaacatcttgaatttgaaactgtacgaTTTCTAGAGTTAATcctacatacttcagaattaatattattaaaacatattataatattaattctgaagtatgtaggATTAACtctagaaatcgttatttatatgacgaacatgacgtgcttttattttgaagtgttcaccggaggtacgttcgctaaaccgctcactgaaagctttacactccgtaaaaaaagattcttcgtcattgcttgcggtgtcactaatagatttttttttttttttgtaagcaaatgctgttaaccagctgttgagtgttattgtatgactgattggaactgtactccaTTGTTTCGCCAGACGGTGTGCTGTcgagtattttatgttcggtgtaaaGAAGCAGAAAGTTAAaacaggcattagcggcctgttctcaacttctccctcactgcactttggctctcatggagagcacgtttgctcatgtgttcaaaataaacgatagccgacgagcaaagtagcaagtgagctgtacaaATAGCAAGCTTCGTGgtgtgaaaaacgcgggagagctaagtgaagctaacgaacagctaagcggagctaagcgatgttcaacggagctaagcgaagctaaacggcgctaaatgaagctaagcgactgatactcaatcgtcgtggaacagtccattgtagtgctggtgtgtgggggagagctaatataaatgcagcattcaaatggctttcttttttgttttgttatttgtttgtttgctacgctgacataattatacatgacgaatagttgggggtgctgctggctccgttggcccaagcccttgctcgttagggcaagggcagctggttgggggcctcctactggttgggggcctgaggcgatcgcctacttcgcctgaatagtagatccgcctatgttaACACAGTATTAATTTGAAAtaaagctactcttacttgagtaaaaaactttagctactctacccacctgtttttttggggggtgggggctaTAATTGCAGCCTACATTCAGttgatggctaattactgtcttgACTTTCAAGAATTCATAGATTTGCTGCAACATAACCTAAATGAGCTAGTCACTGATCTATTTGTTTTTTGTGCCATATCTCCTTGGGCATTCGGGGGGCTTGGTTGGCTTTGCACAAGGTTCACCAACTTGTCCCTCCCCAGAGCCACCCGCATGGTCTGCTCTGCCAGTGCTTGAAATTTGTCATCCATCCTCCTGATTGCTGGTTCATACGAGTGACACTGAGCCTTGAGCCGCCTCGCCTCCTCCACTAGGCGGTTCCTCTCCTGACAGGCGCGCTTGCGCTTCATCCACATCGTGTCCCGGGCCTTCTGCGCCCTCGCCAGCGTgtcggccgaggtggaagctgcCATTTGGTATTCCTCCCTCTCTCGTAGCGCGTTTTTCAGTTCACCGTGCAAACGCAGGTTCTGCACATAAACATCCGGGACTTCAAGGACCCGTTTGGGATTCAGCAAGCCCTTCTGCACCATCTCCGTCCACTCCGTTTGAAAACAGTCGAGAGTGGCGGTCATCTTCATTTGACTGAGAAAATTGCGTGTAAAGTCGTCCGCTGTGACGTGCTGATCGGAAGCGATGGTCGTGATATCGCAACCGGAGGAGCTATGACCTTTTGTGGTTTTGACAGTAACCTCTAAATCTTCTTCTTCTGTCAAACTAGCATCGTCAGCGTAATCATCATCACTTCCGTCATTCTCTTCTTCTTTATGGTCATCTCCGTTATCTTTATCTTCACCTGCATCGCGATCGTCCTCAACATCAGTGGTGTCATCACCTTCAATGTTCTCCTCGTTGCCGTTATCGACATTTTCTCCATCAGCTTCACGATCGGCGTCGTTGTTATCATCTTCGCCGTCGTTGTCTTCATCCAAAACTTCGTCAGGCTCCTTGTTATCGTCTGTGCTCATAGTTGGACGAGAAATTGACTTCTTTTTAGGCTTCATCGTGGACCGCCGA from Corythoichthys intestinalis isolate RoL2023-P3 chromosome 20, ASM3026506v1, whole genome shotgun sequence includes the following:
- the LOC130908865 gene encoding sperm-associated antigen 16 protein-like, producing MKPKKKSISRPTMSTDDNKEPDEVLDEDNDGEDDNNDADREADGENVDNGNEENIEGDDTTDVEDDRDAGEDKDNGDDHKEEENDGSDDDYADDASLTEEEDLEVTVKTTKGHSSSGCDITTIASDQHVTADDFTRNFLSQMKMTATLDCFQTEWTEMVQKGLLNPKRVLEVPDVYVQNLRLHGELKNALREREEYQMAASTSADTLARAQKARDTMWMKRKRACQERNRLVEEARRLKAQCHSYEPAIRRMDDKFQALAEQTMRVALGRDKLVNLVQSQPSPPNAQGDMAQKTNRSVTSSFRLCCSKSMNS